A portion of the Bdellovibrionales bacterium CG10_big_fil_rev_8_21_14_0_10_45_34 genome contains these proteins:
- the mreC gene encoding rod shape-determining protein MreC → MVRFDIRKILLIGIVIALPLVSINLQREKGETLWFLVPFKVAGTEIQDLFASFRLMVQETARTYVHLIEIKKENRALSEEVNELRARLTDYEEVSRKSERLEHMLGFRAQTKADLLVAKIIGIDLFSQAQSTLRIGRGETDGVRKGQAVISPYGVVGTVVEATGNSATVLLLTDRYSVIDARVQRSRARGIIEGRSSSEGCILKYLQRTDDVRVGDLIITSGLDQIFPMGYPIGLVTSVSKRAYGITQKVEVQPIVDPSRLEEIFVLRDLKNADLFAVNSKVKIPFALTELNRHPSAESRPLESPVVTKE, encoded by the coding sequence ATGGTTCGCTTTGATATTCGTAAGATTCTTCTTATTGGAATTGTGATAGCTCTTCCACTTGTATCAATTAATCTTCAGCGAGAAAAAGGTGAAACTCTTTGGTTCTTGGTTCCTTTTAAGGTAGCCGGAACTGAGATTCAGGATCTGTTTGCCTCGTTTCGATTGATGGTGCAGGAGACTGCGAGGACCTATGTTCATTTGATCGAGATAAAAAAGGAAAACAGAGCCCTTAGCGAAGAGGTAAATGAGCTACGCGCTAGGCTCACCGACTACGAAGAAGTCAGTCGAAAATCTGAACGATTAGAACACATGCTCGGATTTAGAGCTCAAACCAAGGCCGACTTACTGGTTGCCAAGATCATCGGCATCGATTTGTTTTCCCAAGCGCAAAGCACTTTGCGCATTGGACGCGGCGAAACCGACGGAGTGCGAAAGGGTCAAGCCGTTATTTCGCCCTACGGAGTCGTAGGAACCGTTGTAGAAGCGACCGGCAACTCCGCAACCGTCCTACTTTTAACAGATAGATACTCAGTAATTGATGCGCGCGTTCAAAGGTCTCGGGCTAGAGGAATCATCGAAGGCCGCTCAAGCTCCGAAGGCTGCATACTCAAGTATCTTCAGCGTACAGATGACGTAAGGGTGGGTGACCTCATAATAACGAGCGGATTAGATCAGATTTTTCCGATGGGTTACCCAATTGGTCTTGTAACTTCTGTCTCCAAACGCGCTTACGGAATAACCCAAAAAGTAGAGGTTCAGCCTATAGTTGATCCTTCACGACTTGAGGAAATTTTTGTACTCAGAGATTTGAAAAACGCGGATTTGTTTGCCGTGAACTCTAAAGTGAAAATTCCTTTTGCTCTCACCGAACTGAATCGCCATCCTTCAGCCGAGAGCCGCCCCCTTGAGTCCCCAGTGGTAACGAAAGAATGA